A genomic region of Zalophus californianus isolate mZalCal1 chromosome 11, mZalCal1.pri.v2, whole genome shotgun sequence contains the following coding sequences:
- the LOC113915032 gene encoding LOW QUALITY PROTEIN: olfactory receptor 6-like (The sequence of the model RefSeq protein was modified relative to this genomic sequence to represent the inferred CDS: deleted 1 base in 1 codon; substituted 1 base at 1 genomic stop codon), which produces MSKENITHISEFILVGFPTSPWLQVLLFLLFLITYMFVLLENLVIILTVWITGSLHKPMXYFLGTMSFLETWYVTVTVPKMLAGFLLCPNTIPFLGCMIQLYFFISLACAECVLLAAMAYDRYMAICCPLHYPAIMTTGFCVQLTISSWVSGFTISMAKVYFISQVAFCGNNTLNHFFCDVSPILKLACMDFSMAEMVDFVLAIPILVFPLSATVLSYGFIVSTILHILSATGQQKAFSICASHLTVVVIFYTAVIFMYVRPRAIASFNSNKLISAIYAVFTPMLNPIIYCLRNKEVKDAIRKMPSSGQALFLKDSLC; this is translated from the exons ATGTCAAAGGAAAATATCACCCATATTAGTGAATTCATCCTGGTGGGCTTCCCTACTTCACCTTGGCTACAAGTtctgcttttcctcctcttcctcatcaccTACATGTTTGTGCTGTTGGAGAATTTGGTCATCATTCTCACTGTATGGATCACTGGGTCCCTACACAAGCCCATGTAGTATTTTCTGGGCACCATGTCCTTTCTGGAGACTTGGTATGTCACTGTCACAGTCCCCAAGATGTTGGCTGGATTCCTACTTTGTCCCAATACCATCCCATTCCTGGGATGCATGATCCAactctatttcttcatctcaCTTGCCTGTGCTGAATGTGTGCTC TTGGCTGCCATGGCCTATGACCGTTACATGGCTATATGTTGTCCTCTTCATTATCCAGCCATAATGACCACAGGATTTTGTGTGCAGCTGACAATCAGTTCCTGGGTGAGTGGCTTCACCATCTCCATGGCAAAGGTATACTTCATCTCCCAAGTTGCTTTCTGTGGCAATAATACCTTGAACCATTTTTTCTGTGATGTTTCCCCCATCCTCAAACTGGCCTGCATGGACTTTTCTATGGCTGAGATGGTAGACTTTGTGCTAGCCATTCCCAtccttgtgtttcctctctcagcCACTGTCCTTTCCTATGGCTTCATTGTCTCTACCATTCTGCATATTCTCTCAGCCACTGGGCAGCAGAAAGCCTTCTCTATCTGTGCCTCTCACCTTACAGTGGTGGTCATCTTCTACACAGCTGTGATCTTCATGTATGTCCGACCTCGGGCCATTGCTTCATTCAATTCTAACAAATTGATCTCAGCCATATATGCAGTCTTTACTCCAATGCTCAACCCTATTATCTACTGCCTGAGGAACAAGGAGGTCAAAGATGCCATCAGAAAAATGCCATCAAGTGGCCAAGCCCTTTTCTTGAAAGATTCTCTTTGCTAA